Below is a window of Thermodesulfitimonas autotrophica DNA.
TTACGGGCTCGGGTCGCCGGTAGCACAGAATCCCGCTAAACAGCTGGCCCTCAACTTCAAGGGACGCCTCCCCATAATCTGGGGGGCAAGCGGCACCACCGAGGTTGTAGCCCAGCGGTGGAAGGGGCAGATTAACGAAAACGCCAAGGCCCCTGCTTACTGGAACGCGTTTCCAGAGCTCAACCACAACGAGATTGTCGGCTTCGAGGAGCCGGCGGAGCTAATCCGGCAACTGTGGGTAGTAATCCTCCGGGACAAAGGTGATCACGTTCGGGTGGGCTACCGGATGGAGATTACCCGGCGGGTGATCGAGGGGAAGGTCGCGGGGGTGACGGAAGTTACCTCTACTGGCGAAGGGATGCTCGCCCGCCTTTACTCCCTCATCTACCTCGGTGACTGGGCGAGTGTCTACCTGGCGATGCTTTACGGCATTGACCCCGGCCCAGTAAAGGTTATAGACTACTTAAAAGGAGAATTGGCCAAACGGTAATTTAAGCGCGTCGGCGGCGCTAAACTTTACCGCTGAACGTTGAACTTATAGGAAAGAAGGTCTTCTATGGCGCTTCCCAGGTTGGTAATCCTCACTGGTCTTTCAGGCGCCGGGAAAACCCAGGCGCTCCGGTGCCTGGAAGACCACCTCGGTTTTTTCTGCGTGGACAACCTCCCGCCGTCGCTCATACCCAAGTTCGCCGACCTCTGCGCTCGCGCAACAGCGCCGATCCAGCGCCTGGCACTGGTGGTGGATATACGGGGCGGGGAGCTCTTTAAGGACGTTTTCGAGGTGCTGGCGGAGCTCGACCGGGAAGCGATCCCTTACGAGATTGTTTTTCTCGAAGCGTCCGACGAGGCGCTGGTGCGGCGTTTTAAAGAGTCGCGGCGGCCGCACCCGCTGGGCGGCGAACTGTTGGAAGCAATCCGGAAGGAACGGGCTTGCCTCGAAGAGTTGCGGGGGCGGGCCCACAAGGTAATTGACACCACAAACCTAACACCGCACCAGCTAAAGGAGCAGCTAATCATCCTCTTCGGTGATGGTGAGTCGCTCCGGCGCTTCCGGATTACTTTACTTTCCTTCGGGTACAAGTACGGCATCCCCCTTGACGCCGATCTGGTCATCGATGTCCGCTTTCTCCCGAACCCGCATTATATCGCCCGGTTGCGGCCGCTGACCGGTGAAGACCAAGAAGTTAAGGATTACGTTCTATCTTCCCCTGTAACCGCGGAGTTTCTGGCTAAGTTCACCAGCCTCATTGAGTTTCTTATCCCGCTCTACATGAACGAAGGGAAGAGCATGCTAACCATAGCAGTAGGTTGTACCGGAGGACGGCACCGGTCGGTGGCTATCGCAAACCGCCTGGCGGAGCTCCTTTCAGCGAAGGATTACCAGGCCACGGTGCGGCACCGGGACATGCAACGGGATGCTTAACCAATTCTTTACCGGAAACATCGTCCACAGGAGAAAGGCAGATGAGTTTAATCCGCAAAGTAACAATCGTAGTTCTTGACGGCACCGGCATCGGCGCCCTGCCCGACGCGGGACGCTATGGAGACGAAGGGAGTAACACCCTTGGTAATCTATCAGAAGCGGTTGGCGGGCTCAAAGTGCCGCACCTCCAGCAGCTTGGTCTCGGCAACATCGGCCCGATAAAGGGCGTGCCGCCGGCAGCAAAGCCCGTGGCGGCCTGGGGCAAGATGGCCGAGCGGTCGCCGGGCAAGGATACTACCACCGGTCACTGGGAAATTGCCGGCGTGATCCTGGACCGCCCGTTTCCCGTTTACCCCAACGGTTTTCCGCCGGAAATCATCACGGCCTTCGAAGAGCGTATCGGCCGCCGGGTCTTGGGGAACAAGCCCGCTTCAGGCACAGCCATCATCGAGGAATTGGGCGCCGAACATATGCGCACCGGCTACCCAATAGTTTACACCTCGGCCGATAGCGTCTTCCAGATTGCAGCGCACGAAGAAGTTATCCCCGTGGCGGAGCTTTACCGGATGTGCGAAATTGCCCGCTCCATCCTTACCGGCGAGCATGCTGTGGCCCGGGTGATTGCCCGGCCCTTTGTGGGACAACCAGGCAACTTCCGGCGCACCGAACGCCGCCATGATTTCTCCCTCCCGCCGCCGCGGCCGACCCTCCTTGAGGCCCTCACCGCGCGCGGTTACACCGTTGCAGGCATCGGAAAAGTTTCCGACATCTTCGCCGGCAGGGGGATAACGCAGAGCATCCCCGTGAAGAACAACACGGAGAACATCCGGCGCACCATCGAGGCGGTGCGGGAGATGGTTCCGGGGATCGTTTTCACCAACCTGGTCGATTTCGATACCCTCTACGGTCACCGCAACGACCCCGTGGGCTTCGCGCGGGCTCTCGAAGAGTTTGATGCGGCCCTGCCGGAGTTGATGGCCGCGGTGGCTCCTGACGGTGTCCTTTTTATCACCGCCGACCACGGTTGCGACCCGACTACGCCCAGTACCGACCACTCGCGGGAGTACGTGCCGCTTTTGGTGTGGGGACCGCGGCTACGCGAGGGCGTTGCCCTCGGGGTGCGGGTCACCTTTGCCGACGTAGCGGCAACAATCGCCGAATTCTTCGATTTTACCTGGGATGTAGGGGAAAGCTTTGCTCAACTCTTGGTTAGTTTACATAAGACTTATTAGCGGAAGTAGTTTCGGGCGTAAGTGTACTGCTTGGGAGTAACTGCACTACAAAAAGATTCGCACCGCTTGTTATTCTACTGTGGCGAGTGGCAAGTGATGTTGTGACGGGAGTAAGCCGCAATCTTGCCCTATCCCGTACGTTCCGGGAAATCCGTTTAGGTTATCCCAGGCCATCCTTTGCGCGATGTTTAATTACCGGTTACGCTTTTGAGGCCTTTTTCTCCTGACGGCGGGCCAATTTTAAGGCTTGCCAGTAGCCACGCAGGCTACCGCCAGAATTGGCCCGCACCACGGCCAAGGCGGCCTTTGGCAAAAGCCAGGGTGCGGGATAAATAAGATAGCGCGGCTCCCAGTAAGGGTGGAAT
It encodes the following:
- a CDS encoding phosphopentomutase — protein: MSLIRKVTIVVLDGTGIGALPDAGRYGDEGSNTLGNLSEAVGGLKVPHLQQLGLGNIGPIKGVPPAAKPVAAWGKMAERSPGKDTTTGHWEIAGVILDRPFPVYPNGFPPEIITAFEERIGRRVLGNKPASGTAIIEELGAEHMRTGYPIVYTSADSVFQIAAHEEVIPVAELYRMCEIARSILTGEHAVARVIARPFVGQPGNFRRTERRHDFSLPPPRPTLLEALTARGYTVAGIGKVSDIFAGRGITQSIPVKNNTENIRRTIEAVREMVPGIVFTNLVDFDTLYGHRNDPVGFARALEEFDAALPELMAAVAPDGVLFITADHGCDPTTPSTDHSREYVPLLVWGPRLREGVALGVRVTFADVAATIAEFFDFTWDVGESFAQLLVSLHKTY
- the rapZ gene encoding RNase adapter RapZ — protein: MALPRLVILTGLSGAGKTQALRCLEDHLGFFCVDNLPPSLIPKFADLCARATAPIQRLALVVDIRGGELFKDVFEVLAELDREAIPYEIVFLEASDEALVRRFKESRRPHPLGGELLEAIRKERACLEELRGRAHKVIDTTNLTPHQLKEQLIILFGDGESLRRFRITLLSFGYKYGIPLDADLVIDVRFLPNPHYIARLRPLTGEDQEVKDYVLSSPVTAEFLAKFTSLIEFLIPLYMNEGKSMLTIAVGCTGGRHRSVAIANRLAELLSAKDYQATVRHRDMQRDA